One region of Primulina tabacum isolate GXHZ01 chromosome 1, ASM2559414v2, whole genome shotgun sequence genomic DNA includes:
- the LOC142554666 gene encoding uncharacterized protein LOC142554666, protein MASHPQSENTQPDGDNKKDLGWKHCYLKNPTDTNSVTCRFCGFTSNGGIFRAKQHIAGNSKNVKKCKECPQSVRDELLNYMNEKKKQTLRACGGMKQDFCFLDIDEDEDDEEDVQPSKKRSLTSIHEAGSGSGSGSGSVKGPMDLFITKKKTKGGKLRQTNINDACDKELRDRTVQKIARFMYQAAISFNAAHLDSFKEMIEAIGQYGPNLKPPSYHELRVPLLQKEIAYTNELLKENRDECEKYGCSIMSDGWTDRKHRTLINFLVNSPKGTMFLESVDASAHGKTGTLLYELLDRFVERVGEKNVVQVITDNGNNYVLAGKLLQAKRPNLFWTPCAAHCIDLMLEDIGKIEVVRKTISRAIALVGYIYNHGGVLHMMREFTGNKELARHGVTSFATTFLTLQSLHKRQKALKRMFISTQWIESNWSNDIKGKKANDTVFKPSFFNNVTYTLKVMCPLVMVLRIADNEIRPAMGYIYEAMDRAKETILKSFDNNREKCKKVLEFIDARWDNQLHHPLHAAGYYLNPYFYYHNPKVETDAEVTNGLFACIQRLIPSHDVRDKIIMEELPVYKNSESLFGNEFAIRARNNKDQPMAPADWWKMFGNGTPNLKEFAIKVLSLTCSASGCERNWSIFEQIHSKKKNRLDHKKLRDLVYVKYNQTLKARAAKKEKRDPIVLRNIDDCNNEWLIGMMEAGEEPVFDDDDTLTWNVVAEAAGVEEETRHTRQQRTSNPIYKGASTSIGKGRGRTKRSGDKPNYPCSTITNGCR, encoded by the exons ATGGCTTCTCATCCTCAATCAGAAAACACACAACCAGATGGAGATAATAAGAAAGACCTCGGTTGGAAGCATTGTTATTTGAAAAATCCAACTGATACTAATAGTGTGACGTGTAGGTTTTGTGGCTTCACGTCCAATGGAGGAATTTTTCGAGCCAAACAACATATTGCTGGGAATtcaaaaaatgtcaaaaaatgCAAAGAGTGTCCTCAAAGTGTCCGTGATGAGCTGTTGAATTATATGAATGAAAAGAAGAAGCAAACATTGAGAGCTTGCGGTGGAATGAAGCAAGATTTTTGCTTTCTTGATATCGATGAAGATGAAGACGATGAAGAAGATGTACAACCAAGCAAAAAGAGAAGTTTGACTTCCATACACGAGGCTGGAAGTGGAAGTGGAAGTGGCAGTGGCAGTGTTAAAGGGCCGATGGATCTCTTTATCACGAAGAAGAAAACCAAAGGGGGGAAATTGAGGCAAACAAACATAAACGATGCTTGTGATAAAGAGCTTAGAGATCGAACAGTTCAAAAGATAGCTCGTTTCATGTATCAAGCTGCGATTTCTTTCAATGCTGCCCATTTAGATAGCTTCAAGGAAATGATTGAAGCCATAGGTCAGTACGGGCCGAATTTGAAACCACCAAGTTATCATGAATTGAGGGTACCACTTTTACAGAAAGAAATTGCCTACACAAATGAGTTGTTGAAAGAAAACAGAGATGAATGTGAGAAATATGGTTGCTCAATTATGTCTGATGGGTGGACTGATAGGAAGCATAGAACATTGATCAACTTTTTGGTTAATTCACCCAAAGGAACAATGTTCTTGGAATCTGTGGATGCATCCGCCCATGGCAAGACTGGAACCCTGTTATATGAGTTGCTTGATAGATTTGTAGAGCGTGTGGGAGAGAAAAATGTCGTGCAAGTGATTACAGACAATGGCAACAATTATGTTTTAGCTG GTAAACTTCTACAAGCAAAAAGACCGAATTTGTTTTGGACTCCATGTGCTGCtcattgcattgatttgatgcTAGAGGATATTGGCAAAATTGAGGTGGTTCGGAAGACTATTTCTAGAGCAATTGCTCTTGTTGGTTACATTTACAATCATGGAGGTGTTTTGCACATGATGAGAGAATTTACTGGAAACAAAGAGCTGGCAAGACATGGAGTCACCAGTTTTGCTACTACATTTCTCACTTTGCAAAGCCTCCACAAACGACAAAAGGCTTTGAAGAGAATGTTCATATCAACACAGTGGATAGAAAGTAATTGGTCAAATGATATAAAGGGTAAGAAGGCAAATGATACTGTTTTCAAGCCttcattttttaataatgtGACATACACCCTTAAAGTGATGTGTCCTCTAGTGATGGTTCTTCGCATTGCCGATAATGAAATAAGGCCAGCGATGGGTTATATCTATGAAGCTATGGACAGAGCAAAAGAAACAATTCTCAAGTCCTTTGATAACAACAGAGAGAAATGTAAAAAAGTGTTAGAATTTATTGATGCTAGATGGGATAATCAGCTTCATCATCCTTTGCACGCGGCAGGATACTACTTAAACCCATATTTTTACTATCACAATCCGAAAGTTGAGACGGATGCAGAAGTCACAAATGGGTTGTTTGCATGCATACAAAGATTGATTCCAAGCCATGACGTGAGGGATAAGATTATTATGGAGGAGTTGCCGGTATATAAGAACTCGGAGTCATTGTTCGGCAACGAATTTGCCATTAGAGCAAGGAATAATAAAGACCAACCAATGGCGCCTG cGGATTGGTGGAAAATGTTTGGCAATGGTACTccaaatttgaaagaatttgctATCAAAGTTCTTAGCCTCACATGTAGTGCTTCGGGTTGTGAAAGGAATTGGAGCATATTTGAGCAA ATACATTCAAAGAAAAAGAATAGACTAGATCACAAGAAACTAAGAGATTTGGTATATGTGAAGTACAATCAAACACTCAAGGCTCGTGCGgctaaaaaggaaaaaagagaTCCTATAGTTTTGAGGAATATTGATGATTGTAATAATGAGTGGTTGATTGGAATGATGGAAGCTGGAGAGGAACCTGtttttgatgatgatgataCTTTGACATGGAACGTTGTAGCAGAGGCTGCTGGAGTAGAAGAAGAAACCAGACATACTAGACAACAACGGACCTCGAACCCTATTTATAAGGGAGCTTCAACTTCTATAGGCAAAGGTAGGGGGAGGACGAAGAGGTCGGGTGACAAGCCAAACTACCCATGCTCTACAATCACCAATGGATGTAGATGA